The genome window ggggtggcatttggtagaattcctaagatcgaaggcgtaggagttctgatagggcaagagggcaaaaacgtttggcattactttgccctagattggagaacatcagatgtggggccacactctgctcggacaCTCAGCTAACGGAAGTGtgtctcaataaagactgctctatcattccacccagccttgcctccgcagaattcttttatcaacatactacacactgacacttttgaggaagacagcccagaaactacacatGGCTCCACCCCATCTGTTAAGCCAatgagaaaatacacatttttgctGCTAATGATTATATGAAGTACTGTAATGTAAAATTGTTGTCCTTTTCTGGACGATGGGTTGCAGGGTTAGGCTTAATGATACAATTCTAAATAAATGGTAAAAGGCTATATACGCCTTGAGTTTTTAACATCTTATTTAATTGGGGACTTTAGcttaaaaaagctttaaaaaagcacatttcagtttcatttccaCCCGAGgagacatttgtttattttccatatAGTTCACATTTGTCATTCCCTGTAGATGTATAtagtttttgtttatatttttcccgtaggtttttttttcctccacttttttATCGTTTTGTGATTTGGACATAAATGACTCATGATCTTAAGGAACCAGATCAAATTGAACTCACTATCACTGGTAAATGGAGGAAATGATATGTTTGAACCATTGACTGTGCAGGGCTTCCATTTTTTGTGCTTATTGACAGACATAACTAATGTATGGGCTAATTTACCTACAAACTATATGAGCAAAGATCCAGTGTGAGGTTGTTAAAGGGACGCGTTAAGCCCTCGGGCCACCAGCTAGCATTTCCGGTCTCACATGCAAAGACTTTCTTTATTATATACAGAATGGCTATAAATTGAATACCACAGAGTTGACCACTTCcaatttagaaaagaaaatgtataaaagctCATCTTACATGTATTTGACATACAGGCTTTTTATTCATCTAGTGTGGCGGAGTTCAGACACCTCTGTCAGTTTCGCCACAGCATATCTTTTCTTTAGATTCTCTCGGAAACAAATACTGATGACATGAAACTGCCTGTTCTGACTGTGGTTCCCCAAGGATGTTTGTTCTGTGTATTCTGATCAAAACAATAGACTGAGATAGATTGTGCTGCCCTTTCTAAACGGAtgggtgattaaaaaaaacagatgttggtGACTCAGTCTTTTATTTAGCGTGTTAGCTATCTGGGCCTTTTCCTCTTCCGGCTCTAAAAACCATAAAGGAGGAAAAGCTTAGGGTTAAGATCTTGAAGcgtgaacttttttttaacacactgacttttaaaGCTCATAATCCGCTCTGTTAATTAGTATTAAAAAGACCAAGAGCAACATGTTCTTACCGTGTGGTCTCCCTCTTTGCTCTGTAGATAAGTTTCTCTCTGCCACTGTGATGTGCTATGAAAACTTTTCCTGCTTTAGTTTCGTTTCATAAAATGTGCCCATCCCCCTTCTTTCCTCCCCTACTGCCCTGAACTGCTCACTGCACTGATGTGTGCTAAGCCCTGACATGTCCTGGCCACAATGCTGTGTCACAGATCTGGTGGATTCACGAAGTCAAAGACATTTtagaatgaaaaaacaaaccagatgtAATTTGAAGAGAtcatttttaattagattttaaaataaaaaagttaaaaaaaatacaaaaatctttTGAAAAACAGACTCCATCctatgcagacacacaaacacttattttATACCCAGAGGATATTAACTGAGTTTCCCCTATAATCTTTATAACCAACAACCAAGAGAATGTGAAATATGTACCAACTTGCCTGAAGtccacattttacattttgcaaattGTTCACAGAGCTacaacaaatatttgattaGTTATCTGTTAAATGAATGGCTAACAGTTTTAATTATTGGTTTGTAAGGAGGCCATTTCTGCcagtgaaagtaaaaacattGATGAATACTTGATTTGAAAAGCTAAAAACCCCTATCACATAACAGGGCATAATATTGGCTAGAAGGTCAAAATTATGTGTTGATCTTCCCCTTTAACATCCCACCAAACACGATGTTTGATTCAAAATTTGAACGCCTCTCAtccacaaactcaaacacattttttatgacATGTCCATGTCCTGCACACTTGGTTTCACAACAGAAATAATTAAGggatcagtgtttttctcatcttgttttctATGCGGACTAAAATACGGGACGATCTTGGTATTGAATGAACACTCGGTGAATGAGTAGATGTGAGACTGAGCCGTCACATCGTAGAAGGACACAAGACCTTCATCATAATCCACGAACACTCCCACCTTCTTGGGTTTCTCTTTCAGGGAAAGACGAACTGGTGGAGCTGTCAGGGCTGCGTACTTTTTGTCCTCATAATGTACAATAACCCAGTAACCATGATCTGGGTTGAGGGAGAGTCGCCCTTTACGGTCTGTGTCATCTCTTGCTACACCAAGATCCCATCCGGTCTTGTTGCTGACCACCACCTCCCAGTAGGACTTCCCAGAGATCAACTTGTTGACTCCCAGGACGCTGGCAAATATATCAAACCTCTCCGGACCGCTATtgccttccttctcctctcctccgtctttAACTTCCTTACCGTCATCAGAGAGAACGAGGCATCGGTGTGCGGTGGTTGGATCCAGCTTTACATCCACTGTTGGATACAGGTTGAATTTATTACAAGATCTGAACACAACAAAAGTCCATTGTTTAAAAGATACCATTAAGGAAGAAGGAGATTATTTCACATACCAGTAAACTTTGGAACCCTTTGAAGTTctgtgaagagaagaaaatggatTTAGATCAGTTAAGTCAACATTAGCTGTGACGTAGTGTCGTCATACTCAAGTTTTGCTTAGGGATCAATAAATTGTTTCTGAATCTGAGATCTGTCTTGGTCTCATCTCAGTCTTGGTCTTTCTCTAAACTTGGTCTCAACCCCTTGAAGTCTTGTCTCGGTCTCAATACACTCCAGGCTTGGTCGTGACTTGGTCTTGAGAACACTGGACTGAACTCTTACCAATGTTGGTCAGCTTCTCCAGTTCCTGTTGAATTTCTTCCAGCAGAGCATTTACGGTTCGTCTCATGGTGCCAAAAGTCAGAGATGTGTCAAACTCAACCTCTGTCCAGTCTTTAAAGTTGTCCATTTCTGGAAGATTTGGGTAACTCTGAGGcagggaaaaagagaaattaaatgatCAAATAGGCACCACAGCACTTCTTCTGTTGAACATCATCTGGAAAGTAATGCTGTCCTCTCACCTGCAGGAAATGGATGTGATCCTCAAGCGCAGACATGTCATCGATCTCAGAGATGTTCTTCTCAAGCTTGCTGATCTCGGCTTCCAACTCCTCTATGAGGTCTTTTGCCTCTTTCTCCATAGCCTGCCTCCTGTCTTTCAGTGGCTGAAGAGCTGCTGCCTGGGCTCTCTCCACGATGACAACCACAGCTGCGAACACAGCCTCAATATCGAACCACTCATTGTCCATCTGCTCCTGAAATTGGGAGACAAGCATTGTCCATTTGATATTGacctccttttttctgtttcattagGGGCACACCAACAGAGTGCTAGGCTACATATACCTCATCACATCGCTGTGATTCATTAAAATGCCTTAACTAAAGCTATCTACTCAGGACAATATTGTCTAAGCCTATCTAtatccaaacaaaacagaggtaGTCCATTTTTGATTGGGGGAAGGGTGGTACCTTGGTAGAGCATGCAGGAGGACAAAGActtacactatattaccaaaagtattcgctcacctgcctttactcattctatgaactgaagtgccatcccattcctaactcatagaattcaatatgatgtcggtccaccttttgcagctattacagcttcaactcttctgggaagactgtccacaaggttgaggagagtgtttataggaatttttgaccattcttccaaaagcgcattggtgaggtcacacactgatgttggtcgagaaggcctggctctcagtctccgctctaattcatcccaaaggtgttctatcgggttcaggtcaggactctgtgcaggccagtcaagttcatccacaccagactctgtcatccacgtctttatggaccttgctttgtgcactggtgcacagtcatgttggaagaggaaggggcccgctccaaactgttcccacaaggttgggagcatggaattgtccaaaatgttttggtatcctgaagcattcaatgttcctttcactggaactaaggggccaagcccagctcctgaaaaacaaccccataccataattcctcctccaccaaatttcacagttggcacaatgcaatctgaaatgtaccgttctcctggcaacctccaaacccagactcgtccatcagattgccagatggaaaagcgtgattcatcactccagagaacgcgtctccactgctctagaggccagtgacggcgtgctttacaccattgcatccgacgccttgcattgcacttggtgatgtgtggcttggctgcagctgctcggccatggaaacccattccatgaagctctctgcgtactgtacttgggctaatctgaaggtcacatgaagtttgtagctctctagcaattgactgtgcagaaagtcggcgacctctttgcactatgcgcttcagcatccgctgacccctctccgtcactttacgtggcctaccacttcgtggctgagttgctgttgttcccaaacgcttccattttgttataatagagctgacagttgactgtggaatatttaggagcgaggaaatttcacgactggatttgttgcacaagtggcatcctatgacagttccacgctggaattcactgagctcctgagagcggcccattctttcacaaatgtcttgtttcacagtctgcatgcctgagtgcttgaatttatacacctggggccaggccaagtgattagaacacctgattctgatcatttgaatgggtgagcgaatacttttggtaatatagtgtatctgtaagactgtgaaaatacaaaattataaagactacacagcCTTTCTCCTTCGACAATCACAGAAACCTGTATCTTAGACATTTTATAGCTGGTCCTGTATACGAGCTTGTTCAcagatcaaatgaaaatgaacaccATTTGGAAGCTTGCCCTGTCAGTTTTGACTTTGACAGACTGGACTGATTGGCTCTTGATTTCAGGCTGTCATGTCTCTCTTGAAGCTCACCTTGCAGCTCTTAAGAGATGCATTTATCTCATCCAcctgttttcttctgttgttaACTTTCTCTTGCAGCTCTGTCTTGGTGTTTTCCAGCTTAGCCTGTAGTAAACATAAAAAGCAAGTCAGCATCCCAGCTTCAAACTATCTCATTTTCATACAGTTATACACATGGATCTcattctttgtgtgtttgcaactctatcagtgtttctctttattttacAAGGGATTAAAGTAAATATACTAATAATAAGACTCTATGACTACAATCATTAATTAACTCACCTTCTTCTTGTTCCATGCATCCTCAGTTGAAACAACCTCCTCCTGGCCTTCATCCATACAGCTTACACAAATGCACGTCTCCTTCTTGGTGCTGTACAGCTCCAAGGGGCGTCCATGCTGCAGACAGGCTCTCTCATCCAAGTTCTCCACAGGTTCCACCAGCTTGTGGCCCTTCAGCCTTTTGGTTGATGAATGATTGTCCAGGTGGGCCGGACAATATGAGGCAAGACACACGAGGCAGGACTTCTTAGCCTTCAGCTTTCGCTCCGTGCAAATGTCACAGGCCACCTCGCCGGGCGCTCCAGTGTACTCGTTGTCGTCTTTCTGTTGAGTCTTAATCATCTGTTCGACGACGGTTCTCAGGACGATGTTCACTTTTGGAGTTTTGCTAAGATGCTCCTTGCATAGGGGGCATCTTGGGTCAGTTATCA of Acanthopagrus latus isolate v.2019 chromosome 10, fAcaLat1.1, whole genome shotgun sequence contains these proteins:
- the LOC119027182 gene encoding E3 ubiquitin-protein ligase TRIM39-like; the protein is MASAQESPRETCMLENHLKCSICMETFQDPVTAGCGHSFCEKCLDCSLMITDPRCPLCKEHLSKTPKVNIVLRTVVEQMIKTQQKDDNEYTGAPGEVACDICTERKLKAKKSCLVCLASYCPAHLDNHSSTKRLKGHKLVEPVENLDERACLQHGRPLELYSTKKETCICVSCMDEGQEEVVSTEDAWNKKKAKLENTKTELQEKVNNRRKQVDEINASLKSCKEQMDNEWFDIEAVFAAVVVIVERAQAAALQPLKDRRQAMEKEAKDLIEELEAEISKLEKNISEIDDMSALEDHIHFLQSYPNLPEMDNFKDWTEVEFDTSLTFGTMRRTVNALLEEIQQELEKLTNIELQRVPKFTVDVKLDPTTAHRCLVLSDDGKEVKDGGEEKEGNSGPERFDIFASVLGVNKLISGKSYWEVVVSNKTGWDLGVARDDTDRKGRLSLNPDHGYWVIVHYEDKKYAALTAPPVRLSLKEKPKKVGVFVDYDEGLVSFYDVTAQSHIYSFTECSFNTKIVPYFSPHRKQDEKNTDPLIISVVKPSVQDMDMS